The following is a genomic window from Fusobacterium sp. SYSU M8D902.
CCTGATGGGTTTTCAATTGTTCCAACATTGTGTGGATTCATAAAATGTTCCATTACTTTTTCTGTATATTGCATTTTTTTCTCCTTAAATCATCTTAAATTTTTCTATTTTTCAGCCTGATATGCATTCCATAGTGGTGATATCATTCTCAATTTGTTGATTACTTCAACAACTGATTCAATTACATAATCAATTTCTTCTTTTGTATTATATTTTCCTATACCAAATCTGATTGTTCCATGAGCAAACTCTGGTTGAATTCCCATAGCTAATAGTACGTGAGATGCTTGTAATTCGTCAGAAGAACATGCTGAACCTGAACTTACTGCAATTCCTTTATAACTTAAACTTAAAAGGATAGACTCTCCCTCTAAATATTTAAAAGTAATGCTTGAAGTTCCTGGTAATCTTTTTACATCTTTAGCATTTACAACTACTTCTGGGATTCTTTTTACAATCTCATCCTCTAAATAGTTTCTTAACTCCTCTTCTCTTTTCCACTCTTCTCCCATATCTCTATATGATATTTCAAGTGCTTTAGCCATTCCAACTATTGCTGGTATATTAGATGTTCCTGGTCTTCTCTTTTTCTCTTGACCTCCACCTGTAAGAACTTTTCCAAATCTTACTCCATTTCTCCAGAACAATCCTGCTATTCCTTTAGGTCCATAGAATTTATGTCCAGAGAAAGAAAGTAAATCTATTCCCATCTCTTTAGGTTTTATATCTAATTTTCCCATTGTCTGAACTGCATCAACGTGGAATATAATTCTATGCTCTTTTGCAATTTTTCCTATCTCTTCTATTGGTTGAAAAGATCCTACTTCATTGTTTGCGTGCATAACAGTTATTAGTATAGTATCATCTTTTATTGCTGCTTTTAAAGCTTCTATATCTAGTACACCATTGTGATCAACTGGTATTGTAGTAACTTCATATCCGTCCTCTACTAGATCCTTCAATGTATTTTTTACTGCTGGATGCTCTATTGGACTTGTTATAATGTGTTTTCCTCTATTCTTATAAGCTCTTGCAATTCCTCTTATAGCCAAGTTATCAGATTCACTTCCTGATGCCGTAAAAATAAGTTCGTCTGCTTCAACTCCTAAAAACTTTGCAATACACTCTCTTGATTCTGTTAGTGCCTTATTTGTTTCTTTCCCAAAAAGATGCAAACTTGATGAATTTCCATAAAATTCAGTAAGGTATGGTAACATTGCCTCAAGAACTTCACTATCCATCTTTGTAGTTGCATTGTTGTCTAGATAAACTTTCATATTTACCCTCTCCCTATAAAATTACATTTCTTATTCTATATTTATACCATTCTTTATTAAAATTGTCAAGAATTAAAATATTTTTTTAATTCTTTATTAAAAATCCGTGATCCATAGGGCCTCTACCCTCTCCTAGATCCAACATTTCCAACAATGCATTAGATAGATACTCCTTGGCTTTTTCTATAGATTTCTCTAAGCTCATACCTTTTGCAAGGTTTGATGCTATTGCACTAGAAAGTGTACAACCTGTCCCATGGGTATTGGGATTATCTATTCTTTTCCCCATAAACCATCTTGTATTTTCTCCATTGTATAAAAAGTCATTTGCATCATTTAAATTATGCCCCCCTTTACAAAGGACAGCACAACCATATTTATCATATATCTTTTTGGCAGCAATCATCATATCATCACTACTCTTAATCTCCATACCACTTAAAATTTCAGCCTCTGGAATATTTGGAGTTATCACAGTAGCTATTGGAAACAACTCATTACACATTGTATCTATAGCTTCATCTGCAATTAATTTTGAACCACTTGTAGATACCATAACTGGATCTAAAACTATATTTTTTACATTCTGATCCTTTAGATATTTAGATATTGTCTCTATTAATACCTTTGATGATAACATACCTATCTTTACAGCTTGAGGTGGTATATCATTAAACACTGCATCAAGTTGGGATTTTAAAAACTCCACTCCAACATCTAGTATTCCTGTTACTCCTTTAGTATTTTGAGCAGTGAGAGCAGTTATTACACTCATACCATAGACACCATTCATTGTCATTGTTTTCAAGTCTGCCTGTATCCCTGCTCCACCTGAACAATCACTACCTGCAATTGTAAGTACTGGTTTTTTCATTTTTAACTCCCTTTTTTACTCTCTTTTTTAATCTTTTCAGTCCCATATTTACAAAATTCTAAAATCTCACACTCATTACATTTAGGTCTTCTAGCTATACACTTATCTCTCCCTTGTAAAATCAAGTAGTGTGAGAAATCTATCCAGCTATCTTTGGGTACGATTTTCATAAGATCTTGCTCTATCTTAATTGGGTCATCATTCTTAGTCAAACCTATCAAATTAGTTAATCTTTTTACATGGGTATCCACTGTTATTCCATCAGCTAATCCCCATATCTCACCTCTTACTACATTTGCTGTCTTTCTTCCAACTCCAGCCAATTTTACTAATTTTTCCATCTCTTGAGGAATATTTCCACCATATTCCTCAAGAAGTTGTTGACTACATAATTTTATATTTTTTGCCTTATTTCTATAAAAACCTGTACTTTTTATCATCTCTTCTATCTTTTCTAGTGGTAACTGTGCAAACTCCTCAGGTGTATTAACATGCTTATACATCTCACTAGTTACAATATTTACTCTGACATCTGTACATTGGGCTGAAAGGATTACAGCAACTAAAAGTTCAAAAGGTGTATTATAATTTAGTGCACACTTAGGCTTTCCAAATTTTTTGTTTAATTCTTCTAATATATTTTTAACTCTCTCTTTTTTTGTCATTCTCTTTCCTCTTGATCTATCTCTTTTTCATACAAAAGATGTTCAGCTCCGCTATATTCCTTTATTCCTTTTGATTTAAACCCCAGTCTTATAAAAGCTTTTTTAGAGATCTCATTCTCCTCTAAAATATAAGCATAAACCTTTTTTATCTGAGGTCTTTCAAATTTTAACTCCTCAATACTGTTAAAAATAGCCTCTTCTGAATACCCCTTTCCACGTACTTTTTCTATTAAATAAACACTTATTATTGCTCCCGTTTTACTTACCATCTCAAATTTAACTGTTCCTAAAAACTCTCTACTCAAACTTTCAATAGTATAAAAGAGATAGGTAGGAGAATTTATTACAAAGGAGTACCATCTTTTGTGTGCCTCCCATTGCTCCCTCTCTTTTTCAGGAAAATATTTTTTTACATAATTCAAGTGAATATAATTATATAAGTTTTGGATATCCTTCTCTTCCATTTTTCTCAGTATTATCTCTATCAAAAAAACCACCTTATTGTTAGTTTAAAACTACTCTGTATATTTTTTTCTTACCTATTTTTAAAACAAATTCTCCATCTGTAAATAGCTCATCTGTTATCTTCATTGCAAAATCTGCAACTTTATTATCAGCAACTGTCAATCCATTTTGTGTTACTAGCTTTCTTCCCTCTCCCTTTGATTTTATAAGCTTGTTCTCTACTAAGAAGTCTAGTAACTCCATTCCAACTCTATCTTTTGAAAGCTCTATTGATGGTACATTGCTCATATCTCCACCACCGAATGCTCCCTCTGCTCCCTGTTGTGCTTTTAAAGCTTCCTCTTCTCCGTGAATCAATTTTGTAACTTCGAAAGCTAATACTTTCTTAGCTTGGTTTATCTCTGCTCCTTCAAGTGCTCCCAATCTTCTTACTTCATCCATAGGTACAAATGTCAATAGTGCTAAACACTTCTCAACGTCAGCATCTGCAACATTTCTCCAGTATTGATAAAACTCATATGGAGATGTTTTAGCTGGATCTAACCACAATGCTCCTTTAGCAGTTTTTCCCATTTTCTTACCTTCACTGTTAGTTAAAAGAGTACAAGTCATTGCAAAAGCTTGTTTTTGCTCTTTCTTTCTTATTAGCTCTACTCCTGCTATCATATTTGACCATTGGTCATCTCCACCAAGCTCCATTGTACAACCATATTTTTTATTTAATACTAAGAAATCATAACCTTGCATTAACATATAGTTGAATTCTAAGAATGATAATCCAGCTTCCATTCTTTGCTTGAAACACTCAGCAGCCAACATTCTATTTACAGAGAAGTGTGCTCCAATATCTCTTATAAACTCAACATAATTTAATCCTAATAACCAATCAGCATTGTTCTCTAAAATTGCTTTTCCATCTGTAAAATCAATGAATTTTTCCATCTGTTTTTTTATACAAGCAACATTGTGGGCTATTGTTTCCTTTGTCATCATCTGTCTCATATCAGTTCTTCCACTAGGATCTCCTATCATAGCAGTTCCACCACCAACTAATGCAATCGGTCTATGTCCATGCTGTTGCATATGAGCCATAAACATCATTGCTATAAAGTGACCTACATGTAAACTATCTGCTGTTGGATCAAATCCAATATAAAATGTAACTTTCTCTTTCCCAAGTGCTTCTCTTATTTCATCTTCATGTGTAAATTGTTTGATGTATCCACGCTCTAATAATACATCTACTACGTTTTTATTTTCCATTTTTTCTCCCTCTATTTTCAATTATATTTTTTTAATATTTTAACATAAATATTCCTCTTTTTAAAGTCCTTAAAAGCTTAATTTTATTTGAAAAATATACTTTCTCTCTACTTTTTGTAAATTTTTTTTACTTTTTTTCTTATTTTTATATTGACATTCAGAAATAAAAGATCTAAAATAAGATCAAGAGTTCTAAGAAAAGATAGAGGTTGCAGTTTTCATTATTACTTTAAAAGACTATGTTTGTGCACACTTTTAAAGAAAAGGGGAAATTGCCGAAAGATGTATAAAAGCACAAGTTTATATATCTTGGGACGTCATATAATATATGGCGGACTGTCACAAATCAGTGGAGTGCTATCAGAATGGAAATGTTTTTATAGTTTTTTTGTTCACTTAGCAAATCACTTTCGCTATCTATGTATTAAAACCCAAATTTTAAGCAGTTGAGGAGGAAAGTTTTGTGAACAATTATTTTTTTAAAAAGTTTTTTTCATTTCTTTTATTATTTTTTACCCTTTCTATTTGTCTATTCGCTGACAATGGTACTCAATATACCCCTGCTTTATACGGGACATTTTGGGCATTAGTTCCACCAATTATCGCTATTGTACTCGCCTTGATTACAAAGGAGGCTTATAGTTCTCTTTTTATTGGAATTGTTTCAGGAGGAGTTCTTTATGCTGGTGCTAATCTTGAAAAAGTTACACTTCATGTTTTAAATGATGGTTTAATAGCAGTTCTCAGTGATTCAAATAACGTTGGTATAATAATATTCTTGGTTATTCTTGGAACAATGGTATCCTTGATGAATAAAGCTGGTGGATCAAAGGCTTTTGGAATCTGGGCAAGTAAAAAAATAAAGAGTAGAGTTGGAGCTCAACTTGCTACTATCATTTTAGGTTGTCTTATCTTTATTGATGACTATTTCAACTGTTTAACTGTTGGTAGTGTTATGTATCCAATTACAGATAAGCATAACATATCTCGTGCTAAATTGGCATATCTTATAGATGCCACTGCTGCACCTATATGTATAATAGCTCCTGTTTCATCTTGGGCTGCTGCTGTTAGTGGTTTTGTTCCAGGAGAGGATGGTTTTGCTATTTTTATCAAGGCTATTCCTTACAATTTCTACGCTTTATTCACTATAATTATGTTGATTATGATTGCTGTTTCAAACAGTGATTATGGACCTATGAAAACTCATGAACTCAATGCTTTAAATGGAGATCTCTTCTCAGATGGAAGGGAGATTGTTACTCCAGAAGAGTTAAGTGAGAAAGATTCACATGGAAGTGTTTTAGATCTAGTAGTTCCTATCATATTTTTAATCATATTCTGTATCACTGGTATGATATATACAGGTGGTTTCTTTGCAGGAACTAATTTCATTGAAGCATTTTCAAATAGTGTTGCTTCACAAGGTCTTGCAATTGGAAGTATGTTTGCTTTAATCTTAGCAATTATATTCTATGTTGTTAGAAAATCTTTAACTTTTAAAGAGTGTATGGATTCTATCCCAGATGGATTTAAGGCAATGGTTCCAGCTATATTGATTTTAACATTTGCTTGGAGCTTGAAAGCTATGACTGATAGTTTAGGTGCTGCTCCTTATGTAGCACATCTTATGGAAAATGTAGCTGGTGGACTTGTAAATATGTTACCTGCTATAATCTTCTTAGTTGGTTGTGGACTTGCCTTTGCAACTGGTACATCTTGGGGTACTTTTGGAATATTGATTCCAATAGTTGTTGCTGTATTTGAAAATGATCCACAGATGATGATTATTTCAATCTCAGCTTGTATGGCTGGAGCTGTGTGTGGAGATCACTGCTCTCCTATTTCAGATACGACTATAATGGCTTCTGCTGGTTCTCAATGTAACCACGTTGCCCATGTATATACACAGCTACCTTATGCACTCAGTGTAGCAGCAATATCTTTCGTATCATATGTTATTATTGGTTATACTAAATCTTGGTTAATAGCTTTTCCTGTTGGAGTCATTGGAGTTATTACCCTACTTCTTTTAGCTAGAAAAAGAGCTAAAAATTAATTAGCCCCTAACCTAAATATTTTATATAAATGAGATAAGGATGGTCATAGTTATTACCCACTAATAACTTTTCCATCCTTATTTCCTTTTAATCTCTTTTATTCTCTTTTTTTAAAGTTATACCAATGGACATCAATAGTCCACCCCATACTACAAAACAACCAAATACCATCATCACTATTGCACTTATATTCACTTCAATTCACCTCTTTCCATCTCCCAAGCTCTTCTATAGAAAAGTGTTGCACATATGACCATCAATAGAATAGTTCCCCAACCAAAAACAAGATTTCCAAGTGTTAAATTTTGAATACCTTTTATTAAATTTGTTATAACTGTTATTCCTAAAATGGTAGGAGTTACATATTTTAATAGAATATCAAACCATCTTCCAATTTCAAAATCAGAATATTCATTAGCTTCCTCTCTTATCTTCTCTATTCCATAGTATCTACATACTAAAACTGTTTCAACTAGCCCCAGTGTAGCTATTATATAGTTTCCTACATGGGAATCAACTATATCCAATATATAGTTAAAACCTGCATAAGTTGAGAAAGCTGCACTTCCAACCAAACCTATTAAAGAGATCACTCCAACCAATCTCTCTCTACTTATTTTGAATTTATCTAAAGCCCCTGTTGCAAATGATTCTAGCATAGATATACTTGATGACAATCCAGCTATAAATAGACAGAAGAAAAATATAAATCCAATAATTCCCTGTAAAAATTGATTGGCTGTTATTGCTGATATGGCTATTGGAAAGGCTATAAAAGCTATCCCAGCTCCACTTCCAAAAGAGTTAAACTCAACTCCCATACTATTTACCAAATATCCCAATGTAGAAAAAACTGTTATTCCAGATATTATATC
Proteins encoded in this region:
- a CDS encoding cysteine desulfurase family protein; its protein translation is MKVYLDNNATTKMDSEVLEAMLPYLTEFYGNSSSLHLFGKETNKALTESRECIAKFLGVEADELIFTASGSESDNLAIRGIARAYKNRGKHIITSPIEHPAVKNTLKDLVEDGYEVTTIPVDHNGVLDIEALKAAIKDDTILITVMHANNEVGSFQPIEEIGKIAKEHRIIFHVDAVQTMGKLDIKPKEMGIDLLSFSGHKFYGPKGIAGLFWRNGVRFGKVLTGGGQEKKRRPGTSNIPAIVGMAKALEISYRDMGEEWKREEELRNYLEDEIVKRIPEVVVNAKDVKRLPGTSSITFKYLEGESILLSLSYKGIAVSSGSACSSDELQASHVLLAMGIQPEFAHGTIRFGIGKYNTKEEIDYVIESVVEVINKLRMISPLWNAYQAEK
- the thiD gene encoding bifunctional hydroxymethylpyrimidine kinase/phosphomethylpyrimidine kinase encodes the protein MKKPVLTIAGSDCSGGAGIQADLKTMTMNGVYGMSVITALTAQNTKGVTGILDVGVEFLKSQLDAVFNDIPPQAVKIGMLSSKVLIETISKYLKDQNVKNIVLDPVMVSTSGSKLIADEAIDTMCNELFPIATVITPNIPEAEILSGMEIKSSDDMMIAAKKIYDKYGCAVLCKGGHNLNDANDFLYNGENTRWFMGKRIDNPNTHGTGCTLSSAIASNLAKGMSLEKSIEKAKEYLSNALLEMLDLGEGRGPMDHGFLIKN
- the nth gene encoding endonuclease III, whose product is MTKKERVKNILEELNKKFGKPKCALNYNTPFELLVAVILSAQCTDVRVNIVTSEMYKHVNTPEEFAQLPLEKIEEMIKSTGFYRNKAKNIKLCSQQLLEEYGGNIPQEMEKLVKLAGVGRKTANVVRGEIWGLADGITVDTHVKRLTNLIGLTKNDDPIKIEQDLMKIVPKDSWIDFSHYLILQGRDKCIARRPKCNECEILEFCKYGTEKIKKESKKGS
- a CDS encoding GNAT family protein; translation: MIEIILRKMEEKDIQNLYNYIHLNYVKKYFPEKEREQWEAHKRWYSFVINSPTYLFYTIESLSREFLGTVKFEMVSKTGAIISVYLIEKVRGKGYSEEAIFNSIEELKFERPQIKKVYAYILEENEISKKAFIRLGFKSKGIKEYSGAEHLLYEKEIDQEERE
- the tyrS gene encoding tyrosine--tRNA ligase — its product is MENKNVVDVLLERGYIKQFTHEDEIREALGKEKVTFYIGFDPTADSLHVGHFIAMMFMAHMQQHGHRPIALVGGGTAMIGDPSGRTDMRQMMTKETIAHNVACIKKQMEKFIDFTDGKAILENNADWLLGLNYVEFIRDIGAHFSVNRMLAAECFKQRMEAGLSFLEFNYMLMQGYDFLVLNKKYGCTMELGGDDQWSNMIAGVELIRKKEQKQAFAMTCTLLTNSEGKKMGKTAKGALWLDPAKTSPYEFYQYWRNVADADVEKCLALLTFVPMDEVRRLGALEGAEINQAKKVLAFEVTKLIHGEEEALKAQQGAEGAFGGGDMSNVPSIELSKDRVGMELLDFLVENKLIKSKGEGRKLVTQNGLTVADNKVADFAMKITDELFTDGEFVLKIGKKKIYRVVLN
- a CDS encoding Na+/H+ antiporter NhaC family protein gives rise to the protein MNNYFFKKFFSFLLLFFTLSICLFADNGTQYTPALYGTFWALVPPIIAIVLALITKEAYSSLFIGIVSGGVLYAGANLEKVTLHVLNDGLIAVLSDSNNVGIIIFLVILGTMVSLMNKAGGSKAFGIWASKKIKSRVGAQLATIILGCLIFIDDYFNCLTVGSVMYPITDKHNISRAKLAYLIDATAAPICIIAPVSSWAAAVSGFVPGEDGFAIFIKAIPYNFYALFTIIMLIMIAVSNSDYGPMKTHELNALNGDLFSDGREIVTPEELSEKDSHGSVLDLVVPIIFLIIFCITGMIYTGGFFAGTNFIEAFSNSVASQGLAIGSMFALILAIIFYVVRKSLTFKECMDSIPDGFKAMVPAILILTFAWSLKAMTDSLGAAPYVAHLMENVAGGLVNMLPAIIFLVGCGLAFATGTSWGTFGILIPIVVAVFENDPQMMIISISACMAGAVCGDHCSPISDTTIMASAGSQCNHVAHVYTQLPYALSVAAISFVSYVIIGYTKSWLIAFPVGVIGVITLLLLARKRAKN
- a CDS encoding methionine/alanine import family NSS transporter small subunit — its product is MNISAIVMMVFGCFVVWGGLLMSIGITLKKENKRD